From a region of the Sesamum indicum cultivar Zhongzhi No. 13 linkage group LG3, S_indicum_v1.0, whole genome shotgun sequence genome:
- the LOC105158312 gene encoding CBL-interacting serine/threonine-protein kinase 5-like, which produces MEEQPRKHSPQEIHHSPCNGGDARSIIFGKYEMGRLLGKGTFAKVYHARNLKTSESVAIKVISKDLVKKEGLMEQITREISVMRLVRHPNVVEIKEVMATKQKIFVVMEYVKGGELFAKVARGRLKEDAARKYFQQLISAVDFCHSRGVSHRDLKPENLLLDEDENLKVSDFGLSALPEQLRNDGLLHTRCGTPAYVAPEVLRKKGYDGAKADIWSCGVILYVLLAGFLPFQDENVMKMYTKIFKAEFEFPPWFSYEAKRLISRLLVADPERRITIQGIMRVPWFCRGFTRPAAFTIQEPIDQEKLLEQSKELELVRSKSSPPFYNAFEFISSMSSGFDLSNLFENRTKSGSLFTSRCSASSIMAKLESLAKKLNFRIVWSKDYKLRMQGVSEGRKGKLSVTAEVYEVAPEVAVVEFSKSAGDTLEYRKLCEDDIRPALKDIVWSWQGESRACQD; this is translated from the coding sequence ATGGAAGAGCAACCCAGAAAACATTCTCCCCAAGAAATCCACCACAGCCCCTGCAACGGCGGCGACGCCAGGAGCATCATCTTTGGAAAATACGAAATGGGGCGGTTACTGGGGAAAGGCACGTTTGCAAAGGTATACCACGCGAGGAACCTCAAGACCTCCGAGAGCGTCGCTATCAAAGTCATCAGCAAAGATCTGGTCAAGAAAGAAGGGCTAATGGAGCAAATCACTCGCGAAATCTCTGTGATGCGATTAGTCCGACACCCCAACGTCGTGGAGATCAAAGAAGTGATGGCCACTAAGCAGAAAATCTTTGTCGTGATGGAGTATGTAAAGGGCGGCGAGCTCTTCGCAAAAGTCGCCAGAGGAAGGCTGAAGGAAGACGCTGCGAGAAAGTACTTTCAGCAGCTTATAAGCGCGGTGGACTTTTGCCACAGCCGGGGGGTCTCTCACAGAGACTTAAAGCCCGAAAATCTGCTTCTTGATGAGGATGAGAATCTCAAAGTCTCTGATTTTGGGTTATCGGCGTTGCCGGAACAGCTGAGGAACGACGGGCTTCTGCACACACGGTGCGGGACTCCGGCTTATGTAGCGCCGGAAGTGCTAAGGAAGAAAGGGTACGACGGTGCAAAAGCTGATATTTGGTCATGTGGGGTGATTCTTTACGTGCTTTTAGCAGGGTTTCTGCCGTTCCAGGACGAGAATGTGATGAAAATGTACACGAAAATCTTCAAGGCGGAGTTCGAGTTTCCACCATGGTTTTCATACGAAGCAAAGAGGCTGATTTCCAGGCTTTTGGTTGCTGATCCAGAGAGGAGGATTACAATCCAGGGAATCATGAGAGTGCCCTGGTTTTGTCGAGGTTTCACCAGGCCGGCTGCGTTCACAATCCAAGAAccgattgatcaagaaaagcTCTTGGAGCAGAGCAAAGAATTGGAGCTTGTGAGATCAAAATCGTCGCCCCCCTTCTACAATGCGTTTGAATTCATATCCTCGATGTCGTCGGGCTTCGACCTGTCGAACTTATTCGAGAACCGGACGAAATCGGGCTCATTGTTCACGTCCAGGTGCTCGGCCTCATCGATCATGGCCAAGCTGGAATCACTTGCCAAAAAGCTCAATTTCCGGATCGTCTGGAGCAAGGACTATAAGTTGAGGATGCAGGGCGTTTCCGAGGGACGAAAAGGGAAGTTGTCGGTGACGGCAGAGGTGTACGAGGTGGCGCCGGAGGTGGCGGTGGTGGAATTCTCCAAGTCCGCCGGGGACACGCTGGAGTACAGGAAGTTGTGTGAGGATGATATAAGGCCAGCCTTGAAAGACATAGTGTGGAGTTGGCAAGGGGAGAGTCGTGCCTGCCAGGACTAG